Proteins encoded together in one Etheostoma cragini isolate CJK2018 chromosome 11, CSU_Ecrag_1.0, whole genome shotgun sequence window:
- the LOC117953158 gene encoding interferon-induced protein 44-like, translated as MRGRMAIPALASSTTSDKSFTKKYKTHKIVTGRGQSKTYYNFVFNDIMGLEKGGGVHAEEIKLALNRHVKEGYKFNPASHLTTKDPGYNPSPPTDDRVHVLTKMAEIREVASDIAMA; from the exons ATGCGAGGCAGAATGGCTATTCCTGCTTTGGCCAGTTCAACTACCTCTGACAAAAGTTTCACCAAAAAA TATAAAACTCATAAAATCGTGACTGGAAGAGGCCAGTCAAAGACATATTATAATTTTGTCTTCAATGACATCATGGGTCTGGAGAAAGGGGGTGGAGTTCATGCTGAAGAGATCAAACTGGCCCTGAATAGACATGTGAAGGAAGGCTACAAG TTCAACCCTGCATCTCATCTGACTACTAAGGATCCAGGCTACAACCCAAGTCCCCCAACAGATGACAGAGTTCATGTTCTGACGAAGATGGCGGAAATCAGAGAGGTAGCCAGTGACATAG caatggcttga
- the LOC117952759 gene encoding olfactory receptor 6N1-like encodes MKSNNSLNPLYFQFTLFADFGPLRYLFFSLCLLLYMTIVSANVVIILTVYLEKSLHQPMYIFITCLSFNSLYGSAGFFPRFLMDIVSDTHLISRPLCFIQIYVINNYLSCEMTFLSIMAYDRFVAICQPLHYHSKMTFKMVTHLVFFAVLVPVLGVGFLLYLSARLPLCGNKLNRLFCSNWPVVQLSCVDTTLNNIVGEARLNSEERRSRPACLTSSHSSPILSLSSVSCH; translated from the exons ATGAAGAGCAACAACAGCCTGAATCCTTTGTATTTTCAGTTCACTCTGTTTGCAGACTTCGGGCCCCTCAGATATCTGTTCTTCAGTCTGTGTCTGTTGCTCTACATGACTATTGTCTCTGCTAACGTTGTCATTATTCTGACAGTCTATCTGGAGAAGTCTCTGCATCAGCCCATGTATATTTTTAtcacctgtctgtcttttaactCTCTGTACGGCTCAGCCGGCTTCTTCCCCAGGTTTCTGATGGACATTGTGTCTGACACTCATTTAATCTCACGTCCATTATGTTTCATTCAGATATATGTTATCAACAACTATTTATCATGTGAGATGACTTTCCTCAGCATCATGGCTTATGATAGATTTGTTGCTATTTGCCAGCCTTTACACTATCacagtaaaatgacatttaagatggtaacacatcttgtgttttttgccgtgcTCGTCCCTGTGTTAGGTGTGGGTTTCCTGCTCTATCTTAGTGCCCGATTACCGCTGTGTGGCAATAAACTGAATAGGCTGTTCTGTTCCAACTGGCCTGTGGTTCAGCTCTCCTGTGTGGACACAACTCTGAACAACATAGTAG GAGAAGCTCGTCTGAATTCAGAGGAAAGGCGTTCCAGACCTGCCTGCCTCACATCATCACATTCATCAcctattctctctctgtcttctgtgaGCTGTCATTGA
- the LOC117953159 gene encoding LOW QUALITY PROTEIN: olfactory receptor 10A7-like (The sequence of the model RefSeq protein was modified relative to this genomic sequence to represent the inferred CDS: substituted 1 base at 1 genomic stop codon): MITAETTGNLEIIKVLQRLLENRLYVKAKKCEFTPVPCCLNLYGSAGFFPRFLMDLLSDTHLISRPLCFIQIYVVFTYLSCELTLLSIMAYDRFLAICQPLHYHSKMTFKMVTHLVMFAVLYPVFGVGFMLYLTVRLPLCGNKLNSQFCSNWPVVQLCXVDTTLNNIAGQFVLVTTVFTPLFFVLYTYLRILLVCRRSSSEFRGKAFQTCLPHIITFITYSLSVFCELSLTRFEADKMNPIITVVLSLDYLMIPPINNPLVYGLSLPQIKGVIVLYLKKNPSVKV, translated from the exons ATGATTACCGCGGAGACCACAGGGAATCTGGAAATTataaag GTTCTTCAGCGGCTGCTGGAGAACAGGCTTTATGTCAAGGCCAAGAAGTGTGAATTCACTCCAGTTCC CTGCTGCCTCAATCTGTATGGCTCAGCCGGCTTCTTCCCCAGGTTTCTGATGGACCTTCTGTCTGACACTCATTTAATCTCACGTCCATTATGTTTCATTCAGATATATGTTGTTTTCACCTATTTATCATGTGAGCTGACTCTCCTCAGCATCATGGCCTATGATAGATTTCTTGCTATTTGCCAGCCTTTACACTATCacagtaaaatgacatttaagatgGTAACACATCTTGTGATGTTTGCCGTGCTCTATCCTGTGTTTGGTGTGGGTTTCATGCTCTATCTTACTGTCCGTTTACCGCTGTGTGGCAATAAACTGAATAGTCAGTTCTGTTCAAACTGGCCTGTGGTTCAGCTCTGCTGAGTGGACACAACTCTGAACAACATAGCAGGTCAGTTTGTTTTGGTCACAACCGTCTTCACCCCTCTCTTCTTTGTCCTGTACACCTATCTCCGTATTCTGCTTGTTTGCAGGAGAAGCTCGTCTGAATTCAGAGGAAAGGCGTTCCAGACCTGCCTGCCTCACATCATCACATTCATCACCTATTCTCTCTCCGTCTTCTGTGAGCTGTCATTGACTCGATTTGAGGCTGATAAAATGAATCCTATCATCACAGTTGTTTTATCTTTAGATTATTTGATGATCCCCCCCATTAATAACCCTCTAGTTTACGGCCTGAGTCTGCCTCAAATCAAAGGAGtgattgttttatatttgaagAAGAATCCTTCTGTGAAAGTTTAA